The following are from one region of the Sandaracinaceae bacterium genome:
- a CDS encoding DUF4442 domain-containing protein has product MSATHTENRLLQQYGKLARLPFGKKLFSLALCQQAPYFSSIAPRFETLEKGLVVVGMPERRAVHNHIGTVHALAMGNLCELAAGTMMEASLPRTHRWIPKGMDIQYLAKAESDLVARCAWSPVVSDVGEEVPVVVSVTDRAGTEVVRATIRMWVSPKRATVARAA; this is encoded by the coding sequence ATGTCGGCCACCCACACCGAGAATCGCCTGCTCCAGCAATACGGGAAGCTCGCCCGTCTGCCCTTCGGGAAGAAGCTCTTCTCGCTGGCCCTGTGCCAGCAGGCTCCGTACTTCAGCAGCATCGCCCCGCGCTTCGAGACCCTCGAAAAAGGCCTCGTGGTGGTGGGCATGCCCGAGCGACGCGCGGTGCACAACCACATCGGCACGGTGCACGCGCTGGCCATGGGCAACCTCTGCGAGCTGGCTGCCGGCACCATGATGGAGGCGTCGTTGCCGCGCACGCATCGCTGGATCCCGAAGGGCATGGACATCCAGTACCTGGCCAAGGCCGAGTCGGACCTAGTGGCACGCTGCGCCTGGTCTCCGGTGGTCTCGGACGTGGGGGAGGAGGTGCCCGTCGTGGTCAGCGTCACCGACCGCGCGGGCACCGAGGTGGTGCGCGCCACCATCCGCATGTGGGTGTCGCCCAAGCGGGCGACCGTGGCGCGCGCCGCCTAG